The sequence TTAGCGCTCGATTGATGCAGCGATCTAGGGCTCGGGCTTCCGGAAAACTTGGTCTATCGTGCCGTTGCCATGGTTCCTCAATCCCCGTTGCAGAAGCTTCAGTCTTGCCCTAGCGGCCCATTGCAAATTCTGCCCCTGGCAGCGCTAGGCACGATCCCGAGAGGCGTTGTAGACAGAGACGCAGTAGACAAAGGCACGACCGAGACCCGGTTTGATTTGAAGACCGTGACGCTGTCGTTAGCCATACCGACCTACAACGAGGGTCAAAATATTGGCCCGCTGGTACAGCGCTTAACAGCGCTGCTCGATGCGGCTTTGCCCAATGACTACGAGCTGATCGTAGTCGATGACGACAGCCCCGATTTAACTTGGCAGCAGGCGCTAGCCTTGACGGCTACCTACCCCCAGCTGCGAGTGATGCGTCGCCAGGGGGAGCGCGGGCTGTCTTCGGCGGTGATTCGAGGCTGGCAGGGGGCTCGCGGGCAAATATTGGGCGTCATTGATGCCGACTTACAGCATCCGCCAGAGGTGCTGCTTGGGTTGCTAGAGGCGATTCAACAGGGAGCAGATTTGGCCGTAGGCAGTCGCCATGTGGAGGGCGGCGGCGTTAGCGAGTGGAGTCTGGCTCGGCGGGTGCTGTCGCGGGGGGCACAAACCGTAGGGCTGCTGCTGCTGCCCAATGTGGTAGGCCGGGTGAGCGACCCTATGAGTGGTTACTTTATGGTGCGGCGAGAGGCGATCGCTGGCCCCCTGCTCAACCCCAAGGGCTACAAGATTTTGCTAGAGGTGCTAGGGCGCGGCGACATCGGTGCGATCGCTGAGGTGGGCTACGTGTTTCAGGAGCGCCGGGAGGGGGCTAGTAAGGTCACCTGGCGGCAGTACATCGACTACATTCACCACCTGCTGCGGCTGCGGCTGGGGGGCAAGCTGTCACAACTGCACCAGCGGTTTCCCATGCAGCGGTTTGTGCGATTTGGGGTGGTGGGCCTGAGCGGCGTGGTGGTGGATATGGTGATTCTCTACCTGCTGCACAGCACTCTGGGGCTGCCGTTGACCCGCAGCAAAATTATGGCGGCTGAGGTAGCGATTATTAACAACTTTATTTGGAATGATGCCTGGACCTTTGCCGATGTCAGCATGCTGCAAAAGGGGTGGTCGGCTCGGCTAAAGCGGTTTTTCAAGTTCAATGCGATTTGCTTGGCGGGTCTCGTACTCAATGTGCTAATGCTGAGAGTCATCTATGACCTCGTGTTTGGTCAGCGCTGGCCCTACCTGGCTAACCTGGTGGCGATCGCCATTGTTACTTTCTGGAATTTTTGGCTCAACCTCAAGCTGAGCTGGCGGGTGACTCAGGTGAAGTGAGGGGTATCTGGGGTCAGGTCAATGCCGATTGAGCAAGAGTCATCTGCGCGACAGCGGGCTGCCTGGCATTGAGACCCGCTCACGGCCAGCAATTGTAATATCTAGTCACAGACAAGCCCTAAGCTACCGTCTTTGCCTTGTCGGCGATCCCCTGATCACCGATCACCAGTCCACCGCTGGTATTTACCCACGACCCCTCGCCCACCTGAGGTACCGGGCGAATGCTGCGGTAGCGGTCTTGGCGAATCCAGTCCAGCACTGACTGAATTTCAATTGACTTTTCTCCTAAGGTATTGAGCAGGTGCGATCCCAATTCTAGGGCGGCTTCAAACTCGGGCTGCACCACTTCCCTGGCTCCTAGCTGAGTAAGCACGTCGATTTCTTCGTTGGTGTGCGATCGCGCGATGATATCCAGCTCTGGTGCCCTAAGCAGCGCCCGTTGCAGCACCAAACGGGTGGTTGTAGGGTCGGGCAGGGTAATGGCCAGGGCTTTGGCGGTTTCTAGATAGGTTTTCTCCAGCACCAGTTCACTATCGGCGTCGCCGTAGACAAAGGGAATTTGCACCAGGGGGGCGTGGCGGTTGCGCAGACGCTGAATCGCGGTTTCGCTGTTTTCGACCACCAGCACCGAATAGCCCCGGCTGAGCAGCACATTCACCAGCACCTCGCCGACCCGGCCATAGCCCGCCACAATCACGTGGTCGCGAATGTCGCCGGGCACCGACAGCAGTTTGGGTTCTTCCGCCTGGTTGAGAAAATCCTTGAGCACCGGCAGATTGTGTAGCCAGTCGGCCACCTTGGGGGCCAGGTTAATCCACAGGGGGGTGAGCATCAGCGAAATGGCGATCGTGCCCAGCAAGAGCGAGTAGCGCTGCTCGGTAATTAGCCCCAGCTCTAGCCCCATTAAGGCCAGCACAAAGGAAAACTCGCCAATTTGGTTGAGGCCAAAGCTGGCCTTGACCGCCGTTTTGAGCGAATAGCCAAACCTCATCACAATGGGCAAAATAATCAGCGCCTTGCCCACCATGATCAGGGCCACCAGCTCCAAAATTTTACCCAGGTTGTTGAAAATTAGATGGGGGTCGATCAGCATGCCGATGGAGGCAAAAAACAGGCAGGCAAAGGTGTCGCGCAGGGGTAAAATTTTGCCCAGGGCCTGATCGGCGTAGTCGATTTCAGAAATCATTAACCCGGCAACAAAGGCCCCCATAGCGATCGAGAGACCCAGGATGGAGGTCACCCAGGCAATGCCCAAACAGAGGGCGACTACCGTGAGCAAAAACAGCTCGCTGCTCTCGGTGGCGGCAATGTGCTGAATCAGCGGCGGCACCACCCAGCGGCCCAGGGCGATCGCCCCCGCCAGAAACAGCCCAAACTTGAGCGCTGCGATCGCCAGGGCTGGCCCTAGGGCATCGGGCTGGTTAAGCACCGGCAGCACCGCCAGCATGAGGCCTAAGGCAATGTCTTGGGCAATCAGCAGACCCAGCATCACCTGGCCGTGGACCGTGGCGGTTTCGCCGCGATCGGTCAGGGTTTTGAGTACCACCGCTGTGGATGACAGCGACAACACCAGCCCCAGGAAAATGCCCTGAAGCACCGAATCGGCTGTGCCTGACAACAGCGACACCGAACACACCAGCAGCGTGGTGAGGCCAATTTGTAGCAGGCTGCCCTTGAGGGCGATCGCCCTTACCCGTTGTAGCTCCGTGAGCGAAAATTCGACCCCCAGAGCAAACAGCAAAAAGGCAATGCCCACCTCCGCCAGCCCCTGAATTTGCTCTACGTCGGTCTGAAGGCCCAGGCCAAAGGGGCCAATCACCAGTCCGGTGAGCAGGTAGCCCAGCAGGGCGGGCTGCTTGAGGCGATGGGCAATATAGCCGCCAATAGCAGAACACCCCAAGGCCAGGGTGAGATCAAGGACGAAGTTTGGTTCAGCGGTCATATAGGGGCGCGGTAGGGCAATGAACTCAGTGTCTGTAGGCAGCAGAGTCTACAAAACCCCCTGCACCAGTAGACACAGGGGGCATACAAGCAGTCAGAGAATGCCAGGGAGGTTGCGTTTCCCCAACGTGATCGATCAGCTAATTAAAGCAGCTAGATGCTCAGCTTCTATTGTCACCAATTGGGGGTGAGTATGCTATCAAAAGCGTGATTTCAGCCCAGTTTCTCCCCTAAACAGGACTTGAGCTCGCACTGTTCAAACTTGGCTGGAGACTGCCTCGATCGCGATCGCGCCCTTGACGCCAATTTTCTGCGCAGTTACGATGCTCTTGTTGTGCAATTTTGCGCCGTCACCGTTTGATGTTGTCTTTGCAGCTATCCCTCGCCCCTCTCTTCAGCCTGCTACTAGGGCTGGGACTGCTGCTGCGCCTTGGGCGCAACTAATTTTTAAAACAAAGGCGAAATGCCCTGAATAGTTTCCCTCCCCAGGTCCCAGGCTTTGCCTAGACCTAACTACCGCATGGGAGTTCTGGCAAAGCAGCCTTTGCAGCTGAAAAATGCTGGTGACTTTTAGGCCCTATAGGGTGGGAAATGCCCACCATCCCGCCAGGTGATGTTTAGAAATCACCCAAGTATTGCTATCTAATATTCGAGAGATCTCCCCATGTTGACCAACCCCGCCGAAAAATACCGCCCCTTTGCGCCGATCGCATTGGCCGGCCGTACCTGGCCCAATTGCACCATTACCCAGCCCCCGATCTGGCTCAGCACCGACCTGCGCGACGGCAACCAGGCCTTGATCGAACCCATGTCTGTAGAGCAAAAGCTGCGGATGTTTGAGCTGCTGGTAGCGATCGGCTTCAAAGAAATTGAGGTAGCCTTTCCCTCCGCATCGGAGACCGACTTTAACTTTGTGCGCCGCCTGATCGACGAAAACCGAGTGCCCGACGATGTGGAAATTCAGGTGCTGACCCAGGCGCGGGAAGACCTGATTCGCCGCACCTTTGAGTCACTGGCGGGGGCGAAGCGGGCGATCGTGCACGTCTACAACGCCACAGCACCGGTGTTTCGGCAGGTAGTGTTTCGCCACAACCCCCAGGAGACAATTGCCCTAGCCGTAAGCGCCGCGACGCTGATTCGCGATCTGGCGGCAGAGCGACCCGAAACCCAGTGGCGCTTCCAGTATTCGCCGGAGGTGTTTTCGCAGACGGAGCTGGAGTTTGCCCGCGACATCTGCAATGCCGTCCTTGACGTGTGGCAGCCAACCCCCGATCGCAAAGCGATCATCAACCTGCCCGCCACGGTAGAAAGTGCCACCCCCAACGTATTTGCCGACCAGGTGGAATGGATGCATCGCCACCTGGCCTACCGCGACAGCGTCGATTTGAGCGTGCATAACCACAACGACCGGGGCTGTGCGATCGCCGCCGCCGAACTGGGCCAGATGGCTGGGGCCAACCGGGTGGAGGGCTGCCTGTTTGGTAACGGCGAGCGCACCGGCAATGTCGATATCGTCACCCTGGCGCTGAACCTCTACACCCAGGGCATTCACCCTGGCCTCGATTTCTCGCAGATTAACGAGGTGGCCCGTGTGGTCGAAGACTGCACCCAGTTGCCCATTCACCCCCGCCACCCCTACGTGGGCGATCTGGTGTTTACCGCCTTTTCGGGCTCTCACCAGGACGCGATTCGCAAGGGGTTTGCCGCCCGCAACCCTGACGACCTGTGGGATATGCCCTACTTGCCATTGGATCCGGCAGATCTGGGCCGCTCCTACGCGTCGGTGGTGCGGGTGAACAGCCAGTCGGGCAAGGGGGGGATTGCTTTCTTGCTGGAGCGCGACTACAACCTCAGCTTGCCCCGCCGGTTGCAGATTGAGTTTAGCCAGGTAGTGCAGCGAGCCATGGATGCCACGGGCAAAGAGATGACTGCCCCCATGCTGTGGAACTTGTTTGAGCAAGAGTATCTGCGGGCCAATGCGCCGTTTAAATACGTGACTCACCACTGGCGCGACGATGAATCCCCATCGGCTATTTCCACAACTGTGGAATTGAGCGGCACCGTGCTGACTCGTCAGGGCCAGGGCAACGGTCCCATTGATGCCTTTGTAGATGCGCTCGATCTGGGCATTCGGGTACATAGCTATGAGGAACGGGCCATCGGCCACGGTAGCGATGCCGATGCGATCGCCATGGTCGAAATTGCCGCCGACTGGCTAGGGGGCACTATCTATGGGGTCGGCATCCACAGCAGCATTGTCACCGCTTCGCTGCTGGCGGTTGTTAGCGCCGTCAACCGAGGGCTGGCAACGATTACACCCGCGCAGCGGCAGGCAATTTTGCCGTTGGCGGTTCCTGTGACTTAAGGGGGCACCCTCACCGCCTAACAGCCAGACTCCCCCCGTCCTAGGGCAATTCTCTAGCCAGGCATGATGGGTCACCATCATGCCTGGCTAGAGAATTGCCCCGTTGAGTGGGGGTTGATGAGCTTGCACATAAGCTAGGGCTAGGGGTGTGAGCCAGGCGACGGCTTGGTCGATCACTTGGCGATCGCCCTGGCTCCACACCCGAGGAACGCCAAAGACGCAGGCTTGCAAAACGCCCCACAGGGTTTGGGCCGAACATAGATGGGCATGCACTAAAGCCCTGTGGCCAAAGGTTTCGCGCTCAAACTCACGGTTCAAAACCTCTGGGCTAGCCCGCTCTACATCTTCCACAAAAATGCTGGGCTGGGCCTGAAGCGCCGCCGCAAACATTGGATCCTCTGTGGCCAGAGAAGGGGCTTCCGGTTTCCAGTCAGGGTCGTAGATGAGGGGTACCGATCGTTGCTTTCTCCAGCAAAACGGCACTCGCCCCAGGTGAGTTTCGGGAGAGCGCAGGTAGAGAAAGACGCGATCGCACCGCAGCTGTTGCCCCAACATCGCCAAAACCTCTTCCATCACCAAGGCAAAGTTTGGGTCACCAGGAGACACGGCTGGAAAGTAACAGACCATAGGTTTAGGCAAATTTAGACAACGTGCTCATCCGGTTGTGATGAAGTACTGGCATTGTGGGCACTCAAATACCTTAAACGCTCAACCCCACGGCCTATCCCTAACCTAACTCAGGTTTTGATCTCATACTTAAGGCAGAAGTGCTGCCGTTTCTAATGTCAAAAGAACGAGGTGAAAGCAGGTTTAGCAGTTGGTCAATGGGTGGCGGTTGGTCAGCGGAGTAGGCGAAAAAGAACGCCCAACACCCAGATATGACCAGCGAATGATGTAGAGCACAGCGAAATTACCTAGCTTGTCTACAGACCAAGCAAACGATCTATCAAAACCTAAGCGATCGCCATGGCACAATCTTTCAAACCAGGAGATCAGGTCTCTTGGAACACAGCTCAAGGCAAAACCGTGGGCAAGGTGGTCAAAAAGCTGACTTCGCGCACCGAGATCAAAGGCCATACGGTAGCGGCCTCTGACGATGATCCGCAATATCTCGTAGAGAGCGACAAGACCGGTAGCCAAGCCGCCCACAAACCAGACGCGTTAACGAAGGAAAACTAGTGTCTGCGGGGGCTTAACTCTCCTTAAGCCCCCACAGTCAACCCCAGGGCGCTTCATCACACCGCCCGCCCCAGGGTTTGCTAAAGACCTGTTCTAGCGACCGGTGGAGCCGGGCAGAATAGGTTGTTCTACCGCCAGGCGGTAGATCTCGGTCTCCTCGTTAAACTCGATGGGCAGCACGGCCACAACGTTTTCGTGGGGACGGGGAATAATCACCCAGGTTTCGAGAATGCCACCGGGAGTTTTTTCGGCGGCTTCTACTCCAGCGGCCATGGCCGCCTTAACTTCGGAGACATCACCACGAATGTTGATGGCGAAGCGGGCACTACCGGCACGAATGTAGCCGATGAGCGTCACGCGCCCGGCTTTAACCATCGCATCGGCGGCGGCTAGCACCGGGGGAAACCCTCTGGTTTCGAGCGACCCGACAGCCTGTGGCATGGTTGTACTCCTGAGAAAGTTTTGTGGGTAAAAAATTCAACCTTCATTGTACGGGGCGGTGGTAGCGATCGCGCCGTGTCGATTTATTAAAGACTATGGGGGGGTTGTAACAGCAGAGCTTATACCCGGCAGGGCCTATACCCGAAATGGTTCTGAGGCCGAGGTAAAGCCAATCGGCAAGATCGCGTCGATGTTGTCGGTGGGGTTAGGGATGATCACGTGGGTGGTGACTTCGGCCAGATTGGGGCAGGCATTGGCGGCGACCAGGCCCGCTTCCATAGCGCGCTTAACCTCAGCGACTAAGCCACGCACCACCACAAACTGCCGCCCGCTCTCGGAGCGATCTTGCACAGAAATGGTGACGTTGCCTGCCTTCACCATAGCGTCGGCGGCGGCCAGTACCGCTGGAAAGGTTTGGGTTTCGATGACGCCGACTGCGATCGCCATAGGTCTGCTCCTGCGGTGTGGTTTAATGTTGAGCCCTGCTCAACATTAAACTACACCTTGATGCCGCTGGGTTCTCCGGCGGTGGCGATGATGCGATCGCAGCCCGACTCGGGCTTGGCCCAGTCGCAGTGGCAGTCTTTGGGGTCACCCCAACACAGGCTGAGGTAAAGCTCGGTGCGGGTGGCGGCTAGCTCGGCCCATTCGCTGACAGCGATGAGCTGTTCTATCGCCTCTAGAGTTGTAGGTTCAGGCTGGTTTCCGGCCATCCACAGGCGTAGCCCATCGATAGACTGTCGCCAAAAGTCGAGGATGGCGGGCCGGGCGGCGGCCAGGGCCGCTTTATCGGCGGGGATGGCAATCAGCTGAGGGTGCAGCTCGGGCACGCGAAGGCTGCGGCCCTGAAACTGGCAGGTGTGCCATACCAGGCCCGATACACCGTGCTGGTGCTGGTAGGCGTGGATCTGGGCACGAAAATCTTGAATAGCAAATACTTTACTGAGCTTGTCGGCCCCGATCGCCTTCGACAGCACTGGGTTATCAATGCGATCGGTGGAGGACAGCACCACCCGCTTGCCCTGCCAAGTAGCGCGAAGTTCCTGATCGAGAAAATCTAGGAGTTGTTCGGTGGTGTAGCTCATGGGGCTATTTTATCAAGCGCTACGGCGGAGTTTTGTGTTCGCCTATAGTTTCCCCAGCCGTTCTGTCAAAAGCGAGTAGATACCGACGGCGTGGGCTGTTTCAAGCACGATGGCGTTGGCGGGCGCGGCGGCCGTGGGGCAGGGGTTGGCCACGGTGCGGCCCAAACACAGCGTCCCCTCGGTTTCAACCGCCAGGTGCATGGGTCGGCCAGAAAACAGCTCGGGGCACAGCAGGTAGGCAATCACGCAGGGGTCGTGGAGCGGCGGGGCGACCAGATTATGACGTTCAATATCGATCTGGCCGTAGTAGCGCAGCATGCCAGCGGCGGCCTGACCCACGGGGGTACGCAGCTGTTCGAGAGCCGCTAGGCGATCGGCGGTCGTCACCACCTGGTGGGTGACATCTAGACCCACCATCGTCAGAGGAAGGCCCGCATCGATCACTACCTTAGCCGCGTGGGGATCGACATAGAGATTAAATTCGGCGGCGGGGGTAATGTTACCGCCGCCCAGAGCACCGCCCATCATCACCACCTCGTCAATGCCCTGGGCAATGTCGGGGCACTGAATTAGCGCCACTGCCAGGTTGGTCAACGGACCGAGGGTAGCCAGGGTAATGGGAGTTTTCGTAGTGGTGAGACGTTCGATTAAGTAGGCAACGGCGTGCTGAGCGGGCAGCGGCAGGGTGGGTTCGGGCAGATCGGCCCCCTGCAAACCCGTCGCGCCGTGGATATCTTCGGCGGTGGTGAGCGATCGCACCAATGGGCGGGGGCATCCTGCATACACTGGCACATCGGTGCGCTGAGCCAGGTGACCAATGCGGCGAGCGTTAGCCGTTGTCAGCGCCAGGGGCACATTGCCCGCCACCGTGGTAATGCCCAGCAGATCAAACTCGTCGGGGCTAGCGAAGGCAAGCAGCAGGGCGATCGCATCGTCCACCCCAGGGTCACAGTCAATGATTAATGGTCGAGGTGGCATAGCTATAGTCCCAGGGAAGCTCTATAGCTATAGCAGGGTGGCACAGCATAGCCAACAGGGGCGACCGGGGCTGCCCTAGAATACGGGTAAAGGGTCTTGATAGATTTCACTGTTTAAGGAGGTTGCCCCCTTGTCTGCTGCGCTTCGTCTCATGGCTCTTATGGTATCTGGGCTGGGGCTGCTGCTGGCCACCGGTTGTGCTGGCAGTCAGCTGCAACAGTCTTTAGAGGCCGACCCTCAGCTGCAAGATCGGCCCGTCTTTAGCGACGAAGAACCCGAAGTCGTCGAGCCTGTGGCCGAGGCAGAACCAGAAGACTCCACCCCCCGTGGCGACGGCAGCGCCAGCACCAATCCACCACCGCGATCGACCACCACGGCCCTCCTCGCCGAGGTGCCCGACGATCTACGCCCCTACGTTCAAGACTGGCTGGCTTTGGGCGTAGTTGAGCGATCGCTTGAGCAGCCCGCCAGCGAGTCGGCCCCGGCCCTTGAGTTTCAGCCCAACGAAACCATTACCCGGGCAGAATTTGCCCACTGGTTGCTGACCGCCAACAACCAGTTTTACCAAGACGTACCCGCCAAGCGTATTCGCGCCGCCCGTGGTAGCGCCGACCCTGCCTTTCAAGACGTGCCCGCCTCGCACCCTCACTTTGCCGCTATTCAAGGCTTAGCCGAGGCCGGCATTATTCCCAGTGCCAAGTCCGGCAACGCCACCGCCGTCACCTTTCGGCCCGACGCCCCGCTTACCCGTGAAACCCTAGTGCTGTGGAAGGTACCCCTAGATACCCGTGCCCCCCTACCGACCGCCAATGCCGAAGCCGTCACCACCGCCTGGGGGTTTCAAGATACTTCCCAGGTCGAACCATTGGCCCTGCGGGCCGTGTTAGCTGATCACCAAAACGGTGACTTCGCCAACATTCGCCGCGCCTTTGGCTACACTACCCTCTTGCAGCCCCAAAAAGGCGTCACCCAGGCCGAGGCTGCCGCCGTGCTATGGCGTTTTGGCGATCAAACCGAAGGCATTTCGGCCAAAGATTTGCTCCGACAGTCTTCCCCCCCCTCAGGTTCCCCAGCACCGAGTAACTCTACAGACTCTCTTTAATTGCTAAATCTATTGGCCTTGCCGTTTGCGATCGCACGAAACCCGCCCCCTAGGCGACTTCTGGACAACTTTCTCCCTAATGGTGGGCAGTGCCCACCCTACAGTGGCGGTTTGCGATCGCCCAGAACCCGCCCCCCTAACGCCCTCCCACAAGCGACACCCCCATGCCCACAAAGGCCAGCACCCCGGCCACAATCATGATGGCTGCGGGCATAGCTTTGCGAGTCTGCACCCAGCGGCGCACAAAAATCACCACTAGAGCTGCGGTCACCCCCATGGCCATACCCGCACCACCGGGAGAACCCACTTGCCACAGCCAAGCCCCCACCAGCAGCAGCACAGCGCTAACCAAACCGCTAATCAGTGAAACTTTGCTGCGGGCTTGGGCATAGCCGATTAGGCCGCCGATCGCAGAGAGGGCCGCGTAGGCGATCGCATAAAGAGCTCCAGTAGGCATGGTTGGGCGCTTCAGTTTGAGCAGAACTTAAGGACATCTGTAGGCTACCGAGGTTTTTGGTACCACACAACCCCGGCAGACCTTGGGGGCATAGAACCCAACCATGGTGTACCTACTAAATCAGGAGTCGCTACAACGCAAGCCTTAACCGGCCAAACCGTTCATAGCATTACAGACAGGTTCTTGCATGCACCAACACCCTCGTCCGCATCTACCAAGCGACAGAGATCGATAAGAGCGGTCGTTCCAGTCAGTGACAAGGGTCTAGAAAGGCCTGCGAAGATAATCATGAAGGATTGGTAAAGATAAGAAATCTCCGATGATCAGGCCAAAATGACCGTGTTAGGTTCACAGAAATCACGCATTTGAGAGTTAGCCATCAAAAAACTCCCTGGAAGAACCACTTGGCCAAGATTTTAAACCCGATATTAGAAACACACAGCACTGCTTAAGCGCTTGATAGTTAATTTAAGTTAGAGGATAATGTCAATGTTAGTGGCATTTAATCATCGCCTAAAACAGCATTTTTAGGTAAGTCTGGGCATGATTTTAGGAGTCACTGATCAATGAGTGTTGATATAGACCATATAGTCCCCAGGCTGACAATTTCTGTTGTCATTCCCGTGCACAACGGCGGCGAGAGTTTTCGTCGCTGCCTTAACAGCTTGAAGCAGTCTAGCCAACAGCCCGACGAGATTATTGTGGTCGCCGATGGCGATACCGATGGTTCGTGGCAATTGGCCAAGGCCTTTGGAGTCAAGCTGTTTCGGTACGACTCAGCAGGCGGTCCAGCCCGCGCCCGCAACCAGGGTGCCAGTATGGCCCAAGGTGACATTTTGTTCTTTGTCGATGCCGATGTTACGGTTGGCCACGACACCATTCTCAACGTCGCAACGGCGTTTCAACAAGACCAAAACCTGGCCGCGCTCATTGGTTCCTACGACGACCAACCAGGGGCCGACAATTTTTTGTCACAGTATAAAAATCTGTTCCACCACTACACCCACCAGGTGTCGTCAGAAATTGCGTCCACCTTTTGGGGGGCCTGCGGGGCCGTTCGCGCTGAGGCCTTTAAGGCCGTAGGCGGGTTCGACGAACGCTACCTCAAACCCTGCGTCGAAGACATTGAGTTGGGCTACCGGCTGAAGCAGGCGGGATACAGCATTCGTCTATGCAAGCATATTCAGGTTAAACACCTTAAGTGCTGGCGGCCCATCTCGCTGTTGCGAGCCGAAATTTTCTACCGTGCCCTCCCCTGGACTGAGCTGATTCTTAACCAGCGCCAGCCCATGAACGATCTCAACCTAGATTGGTCGAATCGCTTGAGCGTGGTGCTCAGTTTTGTTTTAGTAGGGAGTTTAGCAACCCTCTGGGCTTTACCTGGACTGGGACTAGTGGCGATCGCCTGCGCCCTTAGCCTCTTAATCATCAATCGTCGGGTCTATCACTTTTTCTGGCGCAAGCGGGGAGGGCTATTTACCCTGTGCGTGATTCCGTGGCATTGGTTTTACTTTATCTACGGTGGTGCAGCCTTTGCCTACGGCTCAGTAAGGTATCATTTCCGAAAGCTATCTTGGCTAAAAACCTAAGCAGCTAACGGCCTGGTATTCATCGACTAACCCTTCCTTACACCTGAGACCCGCAACAAAGTTGCTTGATCTGCGTCGAGAGTATTAGCATTTAAGAGTATATCTAAGTCTCGCAGTCTACAATTGTTTTTCGGAGATTTGAAAATCGATGGACTCTTCTCCCGTAGTTATCATCGGTGGTGGCCCAGCCGGATTGACCGCAGGCTATGAATTAATGAAGCATGGTCGTAAGTCAATCGTGCTGGAAAAAGCCGATAAGGTAGGTGGTATTTCTCGCACTGAAACCTATAAAGGTTATCGCTTCGATATCGGTGGCCACCGCTTTTTTACTAAAGTAGACGAAGTAAAGGTAGTTTGGAAAGAAATTTTAGGTGATGATTTCATCCAAACACCTCGGCTATCAAGAATTTATTATGACAACAAATTCTACGACTATCCATTATCTTTATTAAAAACCCTAAAAAATCTAGGCCCAGTTACTAGTGCTCTCATTCTATTCAGCTATTTAAAAGCCAAAAGTCGTAAGTACTTAGCTCAAGGCGTTGAGCCTGAAACTTTTGAAGAATGGGTGATTGATTGCTTTGGTGAACGGCTCTACCGCATTTTCTTCAAGACCTACACTGAGAAGGTTTGGGGCATTCCCTGTAGCCAGATTCGAGCCGATTGGGCTGCTCAGCGCATTCAGAATATGTCACTTAAGCAAGCAGTTCTCAATGCGGTCTTTGGCAATCAAAATGCTAAAAGCCTGATCAAAACCTTTGACTACCCTCGCCTCGGCCCAGGCATGATGTGGGAGCGCTGCCAAGACCTGCTGAATGTGCATGGTTCACCGGTACATCTCAACACCGAAGTGGTACGAGTTGAGCGCGAAGGCACACGT is a genomic window of Nodosilinea sp. E11 containing:
- a CDS encoding glycosyltransferase; translation: MVPQSPLQKLQSCPSGPLQILPLAALGTIPRGVVDRDAVDKGTTETRFDLKTVTLSLAIPTYNEGQNIGPLVQRLTALLDAALPNDYELIVVDDDSPDLTWQQALALTATYPQLRVMRRQGERGLSSAVIRGWQGARGQILGVIDADLQHPPEVLLGLLEAIQQGADLAVGSRHVEGGGVSEWSLARRVLSRGAQTVGLLLLPNVVGRVSDPMSGYFMVRREAIAGPLLNPKGYKILLEVLGRGDIGAIAEVGYVFQERREGASKVTWRQYIDYIHHLLRLRLGGKLSQLHQRFPMQRFVRFGVVGLSGVVVDMVILYLLHSTLGLPLTRSKIMAAEVAIINNFIWNDAWTFADVSMLQKGWSARLKRFFKFNAICLAGLVLNVLMLRVIYDLVFGQRWPYLANLVAIAIVTFWNFWLNLKLSWRVTQVK
- a CDS encoding cation:proton antiporter; this encodes MTAEPNFVLDLTLALGCSAIGGYIAHRLKQPALLGYLLTGLVIGPFGLGLQTDVEQIQGLAEVGIAFLLFALGVEFSLTELQRVRAIALKGSLLQIGLTTLLVCSVSLLSGTADSVLQGIFLGLVLSLSSTAVVLKTLTDRGETATVHGQVMLGLLIAQDIALGLMLAVLPVLNQPDALGPALAIAALKFGLFLAGAIALGRWVVPPLIQHIAATESSELFLLTVVALCLGIAWVTSILGLSIAMGAFVAGLMISEIDYADQALGKILPLRDTFACLFFASIGMLIDPHLIFNNLGKILELVALIMVGKALIILPIVMRFGYSLKTAVKASFGLNQIGEFSFVLALMGLELGLITEQRYSLLLGTIAISLMLTPLWINLAPKVADWLHNLPVLKDFLNQAEEPKLLSVPGDIRDHVIVAGYGRVGEVLVNVLLSRGYSVLVVENSETAIQRLRNRHAPLVQIPFVYGDADSELVLEKTYLETAKALAITLPDPTTTRLVLQRALLRAPELDIIARSHTNEEIDVLTQLGAREVVQPEFEAALELGSHLLNTLGEKSIEIQSVLDWIRQDRYRSIRPVPQVGEGSWVNTSGGLVIGDQGIADKAKTVA
- the leuA gene encoding 2-isopropylmalate synthase; translated protein: MLTNPAEKYRPFAPIALAGRTWPNCTITQPPIWLSTDLRDGNQALIEPMSVEQKLRMFELLVAIGFKEIEVAFPSASETDFNFVRRLIDENRVPDDVEIQVLTQAREDLIRRTFESLAGAKRAIVHVYNATAPVFRQVVFRHNPQETIALAVSAATLIRDLAAERPETQWRFQYSPEVFSQTELEFARDICNAVLDVWQPTPDRKAIINLPATVESATPNVFADQVEWMHRHLAYRDSVDLSVHNHNDRGCAIAAAELGQMAGANRVEGCLFGNGERTGNVDIVTLALNLYTQGIHPGLDFSQINEVARVVEDCTQLPIHPRHPYVGDLVFTAFSGSHQDAIRKGFAARNPDDLWDMPYLPLDPADLGRSYASVVRVNSQSGKGGIAFLLERDYNLSLPRRLQIEFSQVVQRAMDATGKEMTAPMLWNLFEQEYLRANAPFKYVTHHWRDDESPSAISTTVELSGTVLTRQGQGNGPIDAFVDALDLGIRVHSYEERAIGHGSDADAIAMVEIAADWLGGTIYGVGIHSSIVTASLLAVVSAVNRGLATITPAQRQAILPLAVPVT
- a CDS encoding GAF domain-containing protein, producing MVCYFPAVSPGDPNFALVMEEVLAMLGQQLRCDRVFLYLRSPETHLGRVPFCWRKQRSVPLIYDPDWKPEAPSLATEDPMFAAALQAQPSIFVEDVERASPEVLNREFERETFGHRALVHAHLCSAQTLWGVLQACVFGVPRVWSQGDRQVIDQAVAWLTPLALAYVQAHQPPLNGAIL
- a CDS encoding DUF2945 domain-containing protein, yielding MAQSFKPGDQVSWNTAQGKTVGKVVKKLTSRTEIKGHTVAASDDDPQYLVESDKTGSQAAHKPDALTKEN
- a CDS encoding carbon dioxide-concentrating mechanism protein CcmK → MPQAVGSLETRGFPPVLAAADAMVKAGRVTLIGYIRAGSARFAINIRGDVSEVKAAMAAGVEAAEKTPGGILETWVIIPRPHENVVAVLPIEFNEETEIYRLAVEQPILPGSTGR
- a CDS encoding BMC domain-containing protein yields the protein MAIAVGVIETQTFPAVLAAADAMVKAGNVTISVQDRSESGRQFVVVRGLVAEVKRAMEAGLVAANACPNLAEVTTHVIIPNPTDNIDAILPIGFTSASEPFRV